In the Kitasatospora terrestris genome, one interval contains:
- a CDS encoding HoxN/HupN/NixA family nickel/cobalt transporter, which produces MSLPETAVPAVAGALPSFRWRREDTVRTAGLMAVIVLMHVAAFGTLFLLVVPEKYEVGTQVFGVGLGITAYTLGMRHAFDADHIAVIDNTTRKLMADGKRPVSVGFWFALGHSSMVVLMAALVAGGAQLAGVLMDDESTTHQVLGTVGTTASGVFLYLIAALNLAALTGILRVFRKMREGTYDEKELEKHLESRGLMNRILGRATRSITRPGQMFPVGMVLGLGFDTATEVTLMVMAGSGAAAGLPWYAIVCLPLLFAAGMSLFDTLDGTFMNFAYQWAFSNPVRKVFYNLTITGLSIAVAFVIGTIELVAVLHEKLDLTDPVTGWIAGLSLDNVGFAIVGLFVVVWAAAIGYWRLARVEQRWTARG; this is translated from the coding sequence ATGAGCCTGCCCGAAACCGCCGTGCCCGCCGTGGCCGGTGCCCTTCCGTCCTTCCGCTGGCGCCGCGAGGACACCGTCCGCACGGCCGGTCTGATGGCCGTGATCGTGCTGATGCACGTGGCGGCCTTCGGCACCCTGTTCCTGCTGGTGGTGCCGGAGAAGTACGAGGTCGGCACCCAGGTGTTCGGGGTGGGCCTCGGCATCACCGCGTACACCCTGGGCATGCGGCACGCCTTCGACGCGGACCACATCGCGGTGATCGACAACACCACCCGCAAGCTGATGGCGGACGGCAAGCGGCCGGTGTCGGTGGGCTTCTGGTTCGCCCTCGGGCACTCCTCGATGGTGGTGCTCATGGCGGCCCTGGTGGCCGGCGGCGCCCAGCTCGCGGGCGTGCTGATGGACGACGAGTCCACCACCCACCAGGTGCTGGGCACCGTCGGCACCACCGCGTCGGGCGTCTTCCTCTACCTGATCGCCGCGCTGAACCTGGCCGCGCTGACCGGCATCCTGCGGGTGTTCCGGAAGATGCGCGAGGGCACGTACGACGAGAAGGAGCTGGAGAAGCACCTGGAGTCGCGCGGCCTGATGAACCGGATCCTCGGTCGGGCGACCCGCTCGATCACCCGCCCGGGGCAGATGTTCCCGGTCGGCATGGTGCTGGGCCTGGGCTTCGACACCGCCACCGAGGTGACGCTGATGGTGATGGCGGGCTCGGGCGCGGCGGCCGGCCTGCCCTGGTACGCGATCGTGTGCCTGCCGCTGCTGTTCGCCGCCGGGATGAGCCTGTTCGACACCCTGGACGGCACCTTCATGAACTTCGCCTACCAGTGGGCGTTCTCCAACCCGGTCCGCAAGGTGTTCTACAACCTGACCATCACCGGCCTGTCGATCGCCGTGGCGTTCGTGATCGGCACCATCGAACTGGTCGCGGTGCTGCACGAGAAGCTGGACCTGACCGACCCGGTGACCGGCTGGATCGCCGGACTGAGCCTGGACAACGTGGGCTTCGCGATCGTCGGCCTGTTCGTGGTGGTCTGGGCGGCGGCGATCGGCTACTGGCGCCTCGCCCGGGTGGAACAGCGCTGGACGGCCCGCGGCTGA
- a CDS encoding EamA family transporter — MSAALALTASLLWGVADYGGGALTRRLPALTVVVVSQTAAAVLLAGAVLATGGLADLSPRLWFAVAAGVIGPFALLAFYRALALGPMGVVSPLATIGVAVPIGVGLFLGERPGAVQAAGIAVALAGVALAGGPQRGGGGIGREALLLTLGAAMAFGAVLALIAHGSSGGGLLLTLCVQRLCNAAVGAGMLAYAARRRREPLGLADARRSLAALTAVGLADVAANGAFSAASHRGSAAVAAVLASLYPVVTALMARGLLKERLRRVQVVGAGLAVAGTLLLAAG; from the coding sequence GTGAGCGCCGCCCTCGCCCTCACCGCCAGCCTGCTCTGGGGTGTGGCCGACTACGGCGGCGGCGCGCTGACCAGGCGCCTGCCGGCCCTCACCGTGGTGGTGGTCTCGCAGACGGCCGCCGCGGTCCTCCTCGCGGGCGCCGTCCTCGCCACCGGCGGCCTCGCCGACCTCTCGCCCAGGCTGTGGTTCGCCGTCGCCGCTGGCGTGATCGGCCCGTTCGCGCTGCTCGCCTTCTACCGGGCGCTGGCCCTCGGCCCGATGGGCGTGGTCTCGCCGCTGGCCACCATCGGCGTGGCGGTGCCGATCGGCGTCGGGCTGTTCCTCGGCGAGCGCCCGGGCGCGGTCCAGGCGGCGGGCATCGCGGTGGCACTGGCCGGCGTGGCCCTGGCCGGCGGACCGCAGCGCGGCGGCGGGGGCATCGGCCGGGAGGCGCTGCTGCTCACCCTGGGCGCGGCGATGGCCTTCGGCGCCGTGCTGGCGCTGATCGCGCACGGCTCCAGCGGCGGCGGGCTGCTGCTGACGCTGTGCGTGCAGCGGCTGTGCAACGCCGCGGTCGGGGCCGGGATGCTGGCGTACGCGGCCCGGCGGCGACGCGAGCCGCTCGGGCTCGCGGACGCCCGGCGCAGCCTTGCGGCGCTGACCGCGGTGGGCCTCGCGGACGTGGCGGCGAACGGCGCGTTCTCGGCCGCCTCGCACCGCGGTTCGGCGGCGGTGGCGGCGGTCCTCGCCTCGCTGTACCCGGTGGTGACCGCGCTGATGGCGCGCGGCCTGCTGAAGGAGCGGCTGCGCCGGGTGCAGGTGGTCGGCGCCGGCCTGGCGGTCGCCGGGACGCTGCTGCTCGCCGCGGGTTGA
- a CDS encoding helix-turn-helix domain-containing protein translates to MPDPDLVTQALARNLKRLRTERGHTLDALAARSGVSRGMVVQIEQARTNPSVGTVVRLADALGVSIARLLDYDETSTVRIVPAEDAVQLWTGPDGGSGTLLNGIEAPGPLELWTWRLNPGEGHTSDPHPPGTVEIARVDEGVLTLTLDGRDHLVPAGSTASYEAGTAHAYRNAGTDPVRLTLVVLVPPPA, encoded by the coding sequence GTGCCGGACCCCGACCTCGTCACCCAGGCCCTCGCCCGCAACCTCAAGCGCCTGCGCACCGAGCGCGGCCACACCCTGGACGCGCTCGCCGCCCGCTCCGGCGTCAGCCGCGGCATGGTCGTCCAGATCGAACAGGCCCGCACCAACCCCAGTGTCGGCACCGTCGTCCGGCTCGCCGACGCGCTCGGGGTCTCCATCGCCCGGCTGCTCGACTACGACGAGACCTCCACCGTGCGGATCGTCCCCGCCGAGGACGCCGTCCAGCTCTGGACCGGCCCCGACGGCGGCAGCGGCACCCTGCTCAACGGCATCGAGGCGCCCGGCCCGCTCGAACTCTGGACCTGGCGCCTCAACCCCGGCGAGGGCCACACCTCCGACCCCCACCCGCCCGGCACCGTCGAGATCGCCCGCGTCGACGAGGGCGTCCTCACCCTCACCCTCGACGGCCGCGACCACCTCGTCCCGGCCGGCTCCACCGCCTCCTACGAGGCCGGCACCGCCCACGCCTACCGCAACGCCGGCACCGACCCGGTCCGCCTCACCCTGGTCGTGCTGGTCCCGCCCCCGGCCTGA
- the rpmG gene encoding 50S ribosomal protein L33, protein MAAGDLRPVVKLRSTAGTGYTYVTRKSRRNDPDRLTLRKYDPVAGRHVDFREER, encoded by the coding sequence ATGGCCGCCGGCGACCTGCGCCCCGTCGTCAAGCTCCGCTCCACCGCTGGGACGGGCTACACCTACGTCACCCGCAAGAGCCGCCGCAACGACCCCGACCGGCTCACCCTCCGCAAGTACGACCCGGTCGCCGGCCGGCACGTCGACTTCCGCGAGGAGCGCTGA
- a CDS encoding MFS transporter, whose amino-acid sequence MLVTFTFVYLFVYLTEGRGLPVTTAGTIAGIGGIGLVAGNFTGGWFGDRYGHRRTLLAGSALSGVGLLLLPELPTPALPALLALAQYAAGAARAANSALVAVAMPPGARRQGVAVMRFAANAGFTLGPPLGALIAAHWSYELLFRLDGASTLLFAAYAARVLGADPPRRAPAAGPQRAGGPGPGLWTMLRRRPALLALLPAIVVVDTVYRQQYSTLPVFLADHGHSTGVYGALLAVNGGAILCLEIPAALALRRIAPLRIIGTGLLLVGAGFSVLAGAASVAAAAAMMLLVTLGEILYKTPATAYVADCAPEGYQGRFQSLYAGASISGSVLAPPLGAALYDHAPGLLWPVCGALAALAGIAVLGAGRPRAGGNAQAGPAVETKVETVPVS is encoded by the coding sequence ATGCTGGTGACCTTCACCTTCGTCTACCTCTTCGTCTACCTGACCGAGGGGCGCGGGCTGCCGGTCACCACCGCGGGCACCATCGCCGGGATCGGCGGCATCGGCCTGGTCGCGGGCAACTTCACCGGCGGCTGGTTCGGCGACCGCTACGGCCACCGGCGCACCCTGCTGGCCGGCTCGGCGCTCTCCGGCGTCGGCCTGCTCCTGCTGCCCGAGCTGCCCACCCCGGCGCTGCCCGCGCTGCTCGCCCTGGCCCAGTACGCCGCCGGCGCGGCCCGCGCCGCCAACAGCGCACTGGTCGCGGTCGCCATGCCACCGGGCGCTCGGCGCCAGGGCGTGGCCGTGATGCGGTTCGCCGCCAACGCCGGGTTCACCCTCGGCCCGCCGCTCGGCGCGCTGATCGCCGCGCACTGGTCGTACGAACTGCTCTTCCGCCTGGACGGCGCCAGCACCCTGCTGTTCGCCGCCTACGCCGCGCGCGTGCTCGGCGCGGACCCGCCGCGCCGCGCCCCCGCCGCCGGGCCGCAGCGGGCGGGCGGGCCCGGGCCGGGCCTGTGGACGATGCTGCGCCGCCGGCCGGCCCTGCTGGCGCTGCTGCCCGCGATCGTCGTGGTCGACACCGTCTACCGCCAGCAGTACTCCACCCTGCCGGTCTTCCTCGCCGACCACGGCCACTCCACCGGCGTGTACGGCGCGCTGCTCGCCGTCAACGGCGGCGCGATCCTCTGCCTGGAGATCCCCGCCGCCCTCGCGCTGCGCCGGATCGCCCCGCTGCGGATCATCGGCACCGGGCTGCTGCTCGTCGGCGCCGGCTTCTCGGTCCTGGCCGGAGCCGCCTCGGTGGCCGCCGCCGCGGCCATGATGCTGCTGGTCACCCTCGGCGAGATCCTCTACAAGACCCCGGCCACCGCGTACGTCGCCGACTGCGCGCCCGAGGGCTACCAGGGCCGCTTCCAGAGCCTGTACGCCGGCGCCTCGATCAGCGGCAGCGTGCTCGCCCCGCCGCTCGGCGCCGCGCTGTACGACCACGCGCCCGGCCTGCTGTGGCCGGTCTGCGGGGCGCTGGCCGCCCTGGCGGGCATCGCCGTGCTCGGCGCCGGGCGGCCGCGGGCCGGCGGGAATGCCCAGGCCGGCCCGGCGGTTGAGACGAAGGTGGAAACGGTTCCCGTTTCCTGA